In Bacillus sp. E(2018), the genomic window AGTATACGAATCCTGAGCGGAACGAATTAAGCATGACGTTCAACTTTCACCATCTAAAAGTCGATTATCCGAACGGTGAAAAATGGAGTATTGCTGATTTTGATTTTCAAAAATTAAAGGAAATTCTTTCAACGTGGCAAGTGGAGATGCATAAAGGTGGAGGGTGGAACGCGTTATTTTGGTGTAACCACGATCAGCCGCGCATCGTATCACGTTACGGCGATGACGGTGAATACCGTGTCCAATCTGCAAAAATGCTCGCGACTACGATTCATATGATGCAAGGCACACCTTATATTTATCAGGGGGAAGAGTTTGGGATGACAAACCCTAAATTCACAACGATTGATCAGTACCGTGATGTAGAGTCGTTAAACATGTTCAATCTATTAAAAGAAGCAGGTTATACAGAAGAGGAAGTTCTCGAGATCCTAAAGCATAAATCACGTGATAATTCCCGTACACCTGTTCAATGGAATAAGAATGAAAATGCTGGTTTCACAACAGGAGAACCTTGGATACCCGTTGCGTCAAACTTTAAAGAAATCAACGCCGAAGCAGCCGTAAATGATGAAAACTCTATTTTTTATCATTACCAAAAGCTCAATAAACTAAGAAAAGATCTAGATGTCATCACATATGGTGATTATCAACTAATCTTAGAGAATCATCCTGAAATTTTTGCTTATGTTCGTAACGCTGAGAATGGTGAGAAACTTCTTGTCGTGAATAACTTCTATGGTAAAAACACGGAATTTGAACCACCAAGTTCCGTCGATCTAACAGGTCTCTCAGCAGAAGTTTTGATTAGTAACTATGAAGATACACCAGAAGATTTATCTTCCTTCTCATTACGACCGTACGAATCTATCGTTTTTCACTTAAAAAAATAATGCTACACTATGTATGGTGAATAATGATGAGAAAAAATAAATTTCAAGAGATCTATCAGGAAATATCTGCACAAATCCAAGAGGGTGTCATAAAAGCTAATACTCAGCTTCCATCTGAACATGATTTAGCAGACCAATACGAGACATCCAGGGAAACGGTCAGAAAGGCACTAAATCTTTTATCGCAAAACGGTTTTATACAAAAAATCCGTGGTAGAGGATCGATCGTTCTTGAGACAAACAAATTTAGCTTTCCTG contains:
- the treC gene encoding alpha,alpha-phosphotrehalase; amino-acid sequence: MKKEPWWKRSVVYQIYPKSFNDTTGNGTGDIDGIIEKLDYLKDLGVDVLWLTPIYDSPQRDNGYDIRDYYKIFEDYGTMEDFDRLLQEAHERDLKIIMDIVVNHTSTEHEWFQQSRLSKDNPYRDFYIWKDSVDSEEPSNWVSKFGGSAWKFDEETGQYYLHLFDVTQADLNWENTEVRQKVYEMMNYWFEKGVDGFRLDVINLISKNQDFPNDDGSIAPGDGRKFYTDGPRVHEFMQEMNKEVFSKYDVLTVGEMSSTTIDHCIKYTNPERNELSMTFNFHHLKVDYPNGEKWSIADFDFQKLKEILSTWQVEMHKGGGWNALFWCNHDQPRIVSRYGDDGEYRVQSAKMLATTIHMMQGTPYIYQGEEFGMTNPKFTTIDQYRDVESLNMFNLLKEAGYTEEEVLEILKHKSRDNSRTPVQWNKNENAGFTTGEPWIPVASNFKEINAEAAVNDENSIFYHYQKLNKLRKDLDVITYGDYQLILENHPEIFAYVRNAENGEKLLVVNNFYGKNTEFEPPSSVDLTGLSAEVLISNYEDTPEDLSSFSLRPYESIVFHLKK